The genome window TGCATTAAACCATACAACACCTTTTTAGTAAAACCATAAACAAAGATCTATGTTTTCAGGAATCGTTGAAGAAGCAGCTCCAGTCGTTGATCTGGAGAAAGAAGGGGGAAACCTTCACATCACTATGGAATGCTCGTTTGCCGATCAGCTCAGCATTGACCAGAGCGTTTCCCACAATGGAGTATGCCTTACAGTGGTAGATGTAAATGCCGAAAAGAAAAACTTTACAGTAACCGCGGTCAGGGAAACGCTGGAAAAATCGAACCTGGGTTCCCTAAAAATCGGAGATAAGGTCAACCTGGAAAGGAGCATGAAAGCAGACAGTTTCCTGGACGGACATATCGTCCAGGGTCATGTAGATCAAACCGCCCGATGCACTGAAGTAAGAGAAGCAGAGGGAAGCTGGTATTTCAAATTTGAATATGATCCATCCCAGGAAGATTACATCACTGTTGAGAAAGGCTCAATCTCTATAAACGGGGTCAGCATGACCGTTGTGAATTCAAAGGAAACCTCTTTTGAAGTGGCTGTTATTCCCTACACCTACAACATCACAAATTTTCATCAAATCAAGGCAGGAACCATAATGAACCTGGAATTTGATGTAATCGGAAAATATGTAGCCAAAATTGTCAGGCAGCAACTGGGCAAGGAATAATGCCAATGGATTAAAATCGGCTGAATATCATAAAATTATTTCACACCCGTTTTACGGAATAATATCAATCCTTTCAATTGTTGCATTATGAGGACCAGTTCGCCCAAACAGATGGCTGTTAATATTTCCCTGGCATCTGCATTCATTTCCGCAGTGGTATTGTTTCTGCTGCTTTTCTCAGACAATAACACCGAGCTCCTGGCTGTGATCTTTGGAATACTTGTCATTTTTATTTCTGTTTTCATTGTGGTATACCACATGTTGAACAGTTTTATTTTTGAAAAGATCAATCCTATATACAAGACGATCCATCAGAAGAACATTCCGGAGAAGGATCTGAAGCGTGATCTTGAAGAAAAGGACATCATCAGCGAGGTCAACGATGAAGTAGTTAGCTGGGCAAAGAACAAAACCCGGGAGATTGCCCAGCTCAAGCAAATGGCACGCTACAGAAAGGAATTTCTCGGCAATGTATCGCATGAGCTTAAAACTCCCATCTTTACAATACAGGGATATGTGCTTACCCTCCTGGACGGTGCCATTGATGATCCGGAGATCAATAAAAAGTACCTAAAGAAAGCCGAAAAAAGCATCAACCGGTTGATATACATTGTGGAAGACCTTGAAGCGATCACCAAATTCGAATCCGGCGAGCTCACACTGGACTACGAAACTTTTGATATCGTTTCCCTGATGAAAGATGTATTTGAGACCCAGGAACTGAAAGCTAAGGAAAACGGTATCAGGCTGACCTTTGACTCCAAATACGACAAGCCGATCAAGGTTTACGCCGATAAGGAAAGGATTTTTCAACTGGCTTCCAATCTAATTGTCAACTCTATCAACTATGGGCAAAGGAATGGGAGAACCACGGTATCCTTCATGGATATGGGCGACAACATTCTAATTGAGGTGACCGACAACGGCCTGGGTATCGAACAGAAAGACATCCCAAGGATTTTTGAAAGATTTTACCGGGTAGATAAAAGCCGCTCACGGGAGCAGGGCGGAACAGGCCTGGGTTTGGCAATCGTAAAACATGTGATTGAAGCCCATAATCAAACCATCAATGTAAGAAGCACTCCGGGCAAAGGTACTTCTTTTGCCTTCACCCTGAGCAAAGCGAAGAAGAAATGATAAAAATACTCATTGCACCGGATTCCTTTAAACACAGCCTTTCTTCATTAGATGCGGCCGATAGCATTTGCACCGGAATTCAAAAGATTTTGGGAGAGGTCATAATCTGCCTCTCGCCTGTTGCCGACGGAGGGGAAGGTACCGTTCAGGCGCTGATTGATGCTACTGATGGAATACTGGAAAAAGCGCGGGTACACGACCCGTTAATGAGAATGATTACCGCTTCTTACGGTATTCTGGGAGATGGAAAGACAGCGGTAATTGAGATGGCCAGTGCCTCCGGCATTGAACTTTTAAAACCGGAAGAACGGGATCCCCTTAAAACAACAACCTACGGAACCGGCGAACTGATCAGCCATGCACTGGACAACGAATGCTCCAGAATCATACTGGGGATCGGGGGAAGCGCAACCATTGACGGTGGGGCCGGCCTGCTGGCAGCTTTGGGTGCATTGTTCCTCGATCAAAATGATAAAGCCTTCCTACCCTACGGTGGAAATTTGGATCAAATCCACACGCTGAATTTCGATGCTATTGATCCCCGCCTGAAGGACATCCGGCTCCGTATCGCCACCGACGTGGACAATCCACTGACGGGTGAAAAAGGGGCAGCAGCAGTATATGGCCCACAGAAGGGTGCTGGACCCCAGGAAGTCAAAAAACTGGAAGAAAATCTGAGCAGTTATGCCGATTTGCTGGAAACTTATACGGGAAAACATTTTCATTCCATGCCCGGTGCCGGTGCGGCAGGAGGTTTGGCCATTAGCTTGCTGGCTTTTGCGAATGCACAGATTGAGAGCGGGTTTACATTGATTGCAAAAGAGACCGGTCTGGAAGATAAAATTAAAGAGGCAGATGTGGTCATCACCGGAGAAGGCAAAATTGACGAGCAGACGGCTTACGGTAAAACCGCCTCCGGAGTTGCACGGCTGGCGAAAAAACATAATAAACCCCTGATCGCTGTGGCAGGTGCTGTGGATGAAGGCACAGATGTATTGTACGATAAGGGCTTTGACCTGATCTTACCCATAACAGAGGGTCCTATTGATCTTGAAACTTCACTCCGGGAAGCACCAAAACTTCTGGAAAATACAGGAAAGAGAATTGGCCGGATACTGAAGCTGAATGATAAATTCAAGAGATAATCTCAGTACATAAAAAATTAATATTATGTATTATATCAATCATAGATTGTCTCTCAGTTTATCGATCGACTCCGTATATCCTTTTTCTATGAGATCTTCCACCTGATCCATGTCTGATCTGTTAAATGAGGATAAGTCCGGCTGAATGATTAAATCAGCGTCCTCTGTCTGAAGTTTTGTTGATGCCTGTAAAGTAAAATGAAAGCTGTTTACCAGAACGTCAATGATGTTTTCAGGCTTTTTATAGGAATGTTTCGCGTTTAAGTCAACTCCAATGATGTAACTGGCACCCATATCTTTTAATGTGTGAATGGGAACATTTTCCACAATTCCACCGTCTACTAAAAGTTTCCCTTCAATTTCCACCGGCTTGAATATACCGGGAATTGATGTACTCGCCATAGCAGCATCTGCAACTGAGCCTTTATTCAAAACTATTTTTTTGCCATTGGATATGTTTGTTGCAATCATAGCCAATGGAATAGAGGATTCCGTAAATTTTTTATCACCAATATATTTTGTGATAAGCTCTCCCAGTTTTTCGTTTGAAAGCAGGCCGTATTGAGAAAGAGAAATGCCAGAAATATCCATCCATTCGAGTTCCAACGCTATTTCTTCAATCTCGTTCCATGGTTTGTCAAAGGCATAAAAAACTGAAACAAAAGCCCCTATACTTGTCCCGGCAATGTAATCTACTGATATATTAAGCTCTTCCAGTGCCTTCAAAACACCAATGTGAGCAGCACCAAGTAC of Bacteroidales bacterium contains these proteins:
- a CDS encoding riboflavin synthase, with product MFSGIVEEAAPVVDLEKEGGNLHITMECSFADQLSIDQSVSHNGVCLTVVDVNAEKKNFTVTAVRETLEKSNLGSLKIGDKVNLERSMKADSFLDGHIVQGHVDQTARCTEVREAEGSWYFKFEYDPSQEDYITVEKGSISINGVSMTVVNSKETSFEVAVIPYTYNITNFHQIKAGTIMNLEFDVIGKYVAKIVRQQLGKE
- a CDS encoding sensor histidine kinase; translation: MRTSSPKQMAVNISLASAFISAVVLFLLLFSDNNTELLAVIFGILVIFISVFIVVYHMLNSFIFEKINPIYKTIHQKNIPEKDLKRDLEEKDIISEVNDEVVSWAKNKTREIAQLKQMARYRKEFLGNVSHELKTPIFTIQGYVLTLLDGAIDDPEINKKYLKKAEKSINRLIYIVEDLEAITKFESGELTLDYETFDIVSLMKDVFETQELKAKENGIRLTFDSKYDKPIKVYADKERIFQLASNLIVNSINYGQRNGRTTVSFMDMGDNILIEVTDNGLGIEQKDIPRIFERFYRVDKSRSREQGGTGLGLAIVKHVIEAHNQTINVRSTPGKGTSFAFTLSKAKKK
- a CDS encoding glycerate kinase, which produces MIKILIAPDSFKHSLSSLDAADSICTGIQKILGEVIICLSPVADGGEGTVQALIDATDGILEKARVHDPLMRMITASYGILGDGKTAVIEMASASGIELLKPEERDPLKTTTYGTGELISHALDNECSRIILGIGGSATIDGGAGLLAALGALFLDQNDKAFLPYGGNLDQIHTLNFDAIDPRLKDIRLRIATDVDNPLTGEKGAAAVYGPQKGAGPQEVKKLEENLSSYADLLETYTGKHFHSMPGAGAAGGLAISLLAFANAQIESGFTLIAKETGLEDKIKEADVVITGEGKIDEQTAYGKTASGVARLAKKHNKPLIAVAGAVDEGTDVLYDKGFDLILPITEGPIDLETSLREAPKLLENTGKRIGRILKLNDKFKR
- a CDS encoding patatin-like phospholipase family protein; this translates as MKKDKKVGLALGGGAVLGAAHIGVLKALEELNISVDYIAGTSIGAFVSVFYAFDKPWNEIEEIALELEWMDISGISLSQYGLLSNEKLGELITKYIGDKKFTESSIPLAMIATNISNGKKIVLNKGSVADAAMASTSIPGIFKPVEIEGKLLVDGGIVENVPIHTLKDMGASYIIGVDLNAKHSYKKPENIIDVLVNSFHFTLQASTKLQTEDADLIIQPDLSSFNRSDMDQVEDLIEKGYTESIDKLRDNL